One part of the Solidesulfovibrio sp. genome encodes these proteins:
- a CDS encoding ATP-binding protein: MADSPSNDDRQARLRQAAESLLAEAPAAEAGETLPPADAARLLHELRVSRMECALQNEELRRTQAELAQTRDRYADLHTARHETDEALRLANLIVEASPAYLIRYPVVDGEPGPVEYVSSNIERFGFSRNALLSGATSPRELIHPDDLTRVEAAMRQNAAAGLDGFSLDYRLLPRHGQVRHVTDRIRLLRDAKGQVCAVQGLILDVTEERLARRDLETVLDSAPIPIVKVRVLENGDRVLDYQNPAAAALFGPQALGLSCKGYLCNKGTCPALDADTGVVRERECAIKTLAGERIMYKTAAKLPDEPCLIEAMVDVTELMRTRERLTRAMEGAEAANRAKSEFLATMSHEIRTPINGIMGMTELALQTELSEEQREYLDLARQSALSLLDIINDILDFSRIEAGRMEMVCKPFSVSQALTRCLRLFAPQASRQCDELSVTLAPDVPDTLIGDPGRLFQVLANLVSNGIKFTRNGVVRLVVETAPSVQCPLGKAFDRPLTLLFSVSDNGPGIPADKQGRIFDPFTQLDGSLTRGAGGTGLGLSICKSLVRLMHGRLWVESAPGSGSTFFFTALFDQPRAAAGQERTGPDDALAGEPAPPPMNILLVEDNCINQLVAKRLLERRGHLVTAVDSGLAALELLRQYVYDCVLMDVEMPGLNGLETLARLRDATVYGPSAAVPVVALTAHAVKGYRERMLAAGFDDYVSKPIDMRELGAALGRAAANRGAAPPADGA, from the coding sequence ATGGCCGACTCTCCAAGCAACGACGACCGCCAGGCCCGCCTGCGCCAGGCCGCCGAAAGCCTGCTGGCCGAAGCTCCCGCGGCCGAGGCCGGCGAAACCCTTCCCCCCGCGGACGCGGCCCGGCTGCTCCACGAACTGCGCGTCAGCCGGATGGAATGCGCGCTGCAAAACGAGGAATTGCGCCGCACCCAGGCCGAGCTGGCCCAGACCCGGGACCGCTACGCCGACCTCCACACCGCCCGGCACGAAACCGACGAGGCCTTGCGCCTGGCCAATCTCATCGTCGAGGCCAGCCCCGCCTATCTGATCCGCTATCCGGTCGTCGACGGCGAACCCGGCCCCGTGGAATACGTTTCCTCCAACATCGAGCGTTTCGGCTTCTCCCGCAACGCGCTCCTCTCCGGCGCCACCTCGCCCCGGGAGCTCATCCACCCGGACGACCTGACCCGCGTCGAGGCGGCCATGCGCCAAAACGCCGCCGCCGGCCTGGATGGCTTCAGCCTGGATTACCGGCTGCTCCCGCGCCACGGCCAGGTCCGCCACGTCACGGACCGCATCCGGCTTCTGCGCGACGCCAAGGGCCAGGTCTGCGCCGTCCAGGGGCTGATCCTGGACGTGACCGAGGAGCGGCTGGCCCGCCGGGACCTGGAAACCGTGCTCGACAGCGCCCCCATCCCCATCGTCAAGGTGCGCGTCCTGGAAAACGGCGACCGCGTCCTGGACTACCAGAATCCCGCCGCCGCCGCCCTGTTCGGCCCGCAGGCCCTGGGGCTGTCGTGCAAGGGCTATCTGTGCAACAAGGGAACCTGCCCGGCCCTGGACGCCGACACGGGTGTGGTGCGCGAGCGGGAATGCGCCATCAAGACCCTGGCGGGCGAGCGCATCATGTACAAGACCGCGGCCAAGCTGCCCGACGAGCCCTGCCTCATCGAGGCCATGGTCGACGTCACGGAGCTCATGCGCACGCGCGAGCGCCTCACGCGCGCCATGGAGGGCGCCGAGGCCGCCAACCGGGCCAAATCGGAATTCCTGGCCACCATGAGCCACGAGATCCGCACGCCCATCAACGGCATCATGGGCATGACCGAGCTGGCCCTGCAAACCGAGTTGTCCGAGGAACAGCGGGAATACCTCGACCTGGCCCGCCAGTCGGCCCTGTCGCTGCTCGACATCATCAACGACATCCTGGACTTCTCGCGCATCGAGGCCGGCAGGATGGAGATGGTGTGCAAACCCTTCTCCGTGAGCCAGGCGCTGACCCGCTGCCTGCGCCTTTTCGCTCCCCAGGCCTCGCGGCAGTGCGACGAGCTGTCCGTGACCCTGGCCCCGGACGTGCCCGACACCCTTATCGGCGACCCCGGCCGGCTGTTCCAGGTCCTGGCCAACCTCGTGTCCAACGGCATCAAGTTCACCAGGAACGGGGTCGTGCGCCTGGTGGTGGAAACCGCCCCGTCCGTGCAATGCCCCCTGGGCAAGGCCTTCGACCGGCCGCTGACCCTGCTGTTCTCCGTGTCCGACAACGGCCCGGGCATCCCCGCCGACAAACAGGGGCGCATCTTCGACCCCTTCACCCAGCTCGACGGCAGCCTCACCCGGGGCGCGGGCGGCACGGGGCTGGGGCTTTCCATCTGCAAAAGCCTGGTCAGGCTGATGCACGGCCGGCTGTGGGTGGAATCCGCGCCCGGCTCGGGCAGCACCTTTTTCTTCACGGCCCTGTTCGACCAGCCCCGGGCCGCCGCCGGCCAGGAACGCACGGGGCCGGACGACGCCCTGGCCGGGGAACCGGCCCCGCCGCCCATGAACATCCTGCTCGTCGAGGACAACTGCATCAACCAGCTGGTGGCCAAGCGCCTGCTGGAACGGCGCGGCCACCTGGTCACGGCCGTGGATTCGGGCCTGGCCGCCCTGGAACTCCTGCGGCAATACGTGTACGATTGCGTGCTGATGGACGTGGAAATGCCGGGCTTAAACGGCCTGGAGACCCTGGCCCGGCTGCGCGACGCCACGGTGTACGGCCCGTCCGCCGCCGTGCCCGTGGTGGCGCTGACGGCCCATGCCGTCAAGGGCTACCGGGAGCGCATGCTGGCCGCCGGCTTCGACGATTACGTGTCCAAACCCATCGACATGCGGGAACTGGGCGCCGCCCTGGGCCGGGCGGCGGCCAATCGGGGCGCCGCGCCTCCCGCCGACGGGGCGTAA
- a CDS encoding response regulator transcription factor: MRLFIVEDDLEAAAYMVKGLKESGYVVDHVADGREALYRVAAENYDAVIVDRMLPGVDGLTIVRTMRSAGNHAPVLILSALGDVDDRVKGLRAGGDDYLVKPYAFAELLARLEALLRRGRADAPDTTLKLADLEMDLVARTVRRAGRPIELKPKEFALLEYLMRHAGHVVTRTMLLENVWDYSFDPQTNVIDVHISRLRQKIDKGHDKALLATIRGAGYSLRDSN, from the coding sequence ATGCGGCTTTTCATCGTGGAAGACGACCTGGAGGCCGCCGCCTACATGGTCAAGGGGCTCAAGGAGTCCGGCTACGTGGTGGACCATGTGGCCGACGGCCGCGAGGCCCTGTACCGCGTGGCCGCCGAGAACTACGACGCGGTCATCGTGGACCGCATGCTGCCCGGCGTCGACGGCCTGACCATCGTGCGCACCATGCGCTCGGCCGGCAACCACGCCCCGGTGCTGATCCTGTCGGCGCTGGGCGACGTGGACGACCGGGTCAAGGGCCTGCGGGCCGGCGGCGACGACTACCTGGTCAAGCCCTACGCCTTCGCCGAGCTCCTCGCCCGCCTGGAGGCGCTGCTGCGCCGGGGCCGGGCCGACGCCCCGGACACGACGCTCAAACTCGCCGACCTGGAGATGGACCTCGTGGCCCGCACGGTGCGGCGCGCCGGCCGGCCCATCGAGCTTAAGCCCAAGGAATTCGCCCTGCTCGAATACCTCATGCGCCATGCCGGCCACGTGGTCACCCGGACCATGCTGCTCGAAAACGTCTGGGACTACTCCTTCGATCCGCAAACCAACGTCATCGACGTGCACATCAGCCGCCTGCGCCAGAAGATCGACAAGGGCCACGACAAGGCGCTTCTGGCCACCATCCGCGGCGCCGGGTACAGCCTGCGTGATTCCAACTAA
- a CDS encoding HAMP domain-containing sensor histidine kinase — MIPTKLLRSSTLRLSIIHMAAFGLSVLVLLWFIYTSTAGFMERQTDETINAEIQGLAEQYSQLGLTGLIRVIKSRVAKDKAGSSVYLLTDWKFNPLAGNLPEWPKFRDTGSGWFDATLEDTENFEPRRVRMRYFLLPGNFHLVVGRDVSQRLKMDRLIMDALVWGLGLTVVLGGVGGLLTSRWMLKRIDVINKASREIMAGDLSRRIPSRGAGDEFDRLAGNLNAMLDQITKLMDGVRQVSNNIAHDLRGPLNRIRSGLELSLSKDRSPAQYRAVIETTVGEIDNLLMTFNALLTIAQAESGARRQDFTDIDLTRLAADAAELYDALAEEKNLGLHVSLAPGVRVPGNRHLLSQALTNLLDNAVKYTPPGGAITVLVANPATGPELTVADTGPGVPAEHRELVLERFTRLESSRNTPGSGLGLSLVAAVAGLHQAKLTLADNQPGLRVTLRFPRA; from the coding sequence GTGATTCCAACTAAGCTCCTGCGCTCCTCGACGCTTCGCCTGTCCATCATCCACATGGCCGCCTTCGGCCTGTCGGTGCTGGTCCTTTTGTGGTTCATCTACACCTCCACGGCCGGGTTCATGGAGCGCCAGACCGACGAGACCATAAACGCCGAGATCCAGGGCCTGGCCGAGCAGTACAGCCAGCTCGGGCTCACCGGGCTCATCCGGGTCATCAAGTCCCGGGTGGCCAAGGACAAGGCCGGCTCCAGCGTCTACCTGCTCACGGACTGGAAATTCAACCCCCTGGCCGGCAACCTGCCCGAGTGGCCCAAATTCAGGGACACGGGCTCGGGCTGGTTCGACGCCACCCTGGAGGACACGGAGAATTTCGAGCCCCGGCGCGTGCGCATGCGCTATTTCCTGCTGCCCGGCAACTTCCACCTGGTGGTCGGGCGCGACGTGTCCCAGCGCCTCAAGATGGACCGGCTCATCATGGACGCCCTCGTCTGGGGCCTGGGCCTGACCGTGGTGCTGGGCGGCGTGGGCGGGCTTCTCACCAGCCGCTGGATGCTCAAGCGCATCGACGTCATCAACAAGGCCAGCCGGGAGATCATGGCCGGAGACCTGAGCCGGCGCATCCCCAGCCGCGGGGCCGGCGACGAGTTCGACCGCCTGGCCGGCAACCTAAACGCCATGCTCGACCAGATCACCAAGCTCATGGACGGGGTCAGGCAGGTCTCCAACAACATCGCCCACGACCTGCGCGGCCCCCTCAACCGCATCCGGTCCGGCCTGGAACTGTCCCTGTCCAAGGACCGCTCCCCGGCGCAGTACCGGGCCGTCATCGAAACCACCGTCGGCGAGATCGACAATCTGCTCATGACCTTCAACGCCCTTTTAACCATCGCCCAGGCCGAATCCGGGGCCCGGCGGCAGGATTTCACCGACATCGACCTGACCAGACTGGCCGCCGACGCGGCCGAACTCTACGACGCCCTGGCCGAGGAAAAAAACCTCGGGCTGCACGTGTCCCTGGCCCCGGGGGTCCGCGTGCCCGGCAACCGGCACCTGCTCTCCCAGGCCCTGACCAACCTGCTGGACAACGCCGTCAAGTACACCCCGCCCGGCGGCGCCATCACCGTGCTCGTGGCCAACCCGGCCACGGGCCCGGAACTGACCGTGGCCGACACCGGCCCGGGCGTGCCGGCCGAGCACCGCGAGCTGGTGCTCGAACGCTTCACCCGCCTGGAATCGAGCCGCAACACCCCGGGCAGCGGCCTGGGCCTGTCGCTGGTGGCGGCCGTGGCCGGACTGCACCAGGCCAAACTGACCCTGGCCGACAATCAGCCCGGGCTACGCGTCACGTTGCGTTTTCCCCGGGCCTGA